From Acidobacteriota bacterium:
GAAGCTCGGACAGGCACTGCTCGGCGACGCCGCGCAGGACGCGTTCGACGTGACCTGGACGTCCAGTCACAAGCCGCAGTCGCCGAACACGAAGTTCCCGATCGGCGCGGTCGACGCGCCCAACGTCGCGGGTGCGCGCATCCTCGGGCTGACGGGCGTCACGGGTGAGACGCCGGATCTCGCGTCGCTGACGCGTGCCGTCGACGCGGGTGGCGTGAAGGTGCTGTACGTCTTCGCGCCCGGTCCCGAGTGGTCGCTGGGCGACACGTCGTGGATCGTCGAGGCGCGCAAGGCAGGCCGCATCGGGACGCTGGTGGTGCAGGGCGTGCTGATGACGCCGCTTGCCGCCGCCGCGGACGTGGTGCTGCCGGGCGCGGCCTTCATCGAGAAGGACGCGTCGTACACCAACGACCAGGGCCGCCTCCAGTTCACCACGCGCGCGTTCCCGCCGCCGGGTGAGGCCATCGAAGATACGGCGCTCGTGCTGAAGATCGCGCGGGCGGTGGGGCACGACACGGGATACGACTCGTCGGCTGCCGTACGCGTGGCCATTGGCACCACGCTGCCCGACGAGCCAGGGCTCGCGGGGATCGGTACCGCCACGTTCGGCGAGGCACGCGCGGCGAAGCACTGGCTGCAGTCGAGCAACGCTTCCGAGCGCGTCAAGTGGGACACGCTCTTCCAGGACCTGCCCCCGGTGAAGTTCGCCGACATGCTCAAGCCGAAGCCGGCAGGGGACGTGATCCCGCTCCGCAAGGTGGACTGAGCGGGACTCTCCCTGATTTCGCTCATCGTCAACCCTGCTTCCGGGCCCGTGACGCGCGGGCTGGCGCGCGCGGACCGCGTGCGATTCGTGAGCGATCTGTTGCGCACGCTCGGAGCGGCTGACGTGCGGGCGACGGCGACGACGGCCACCGGCGACGCCACGCGCGCGGCGCGGGACGCGCGTGACGCGGGTGCGGATCGCGTGATCGTCTGGGGTGGCGACGGCACGCTGAACGAAGTCGCGTCGGTGCTGGTCGGCAGTCGCGTGCCGATCGGGATCGTGGCTGGCGGTTCGGGCAATGGTGTCGCGCGCGGCCTCGGCCTGCCGCTCGACGTGACAGCCGCCGTCACGGTGGCGATGACGGGTTCGCCGCGCGACATCGACACGGGCCTGGTCGATGGCCGCACGTTTCTCAACCTTGCCGGAATGGGACTGGACGCCGCCGTGGCGCAGCGCGTCAACACGGCCAACACGCGGCGCGGCCTGGGCCCGTACGTGTCGTCGATCCTCCACGAGTGGCGGACGTTCGAGTCGCAGCGCTTCAGTCTCCAACTCGATGACGCTCCGAGCGTGGAGGTCCACGCGCACGTCGTCGCTGTGTGCAACGGTCAGCAGTATGGCCATGGTGCCCGCATCGCTCCAGATGCGGCATTCGACGATGGATGGCTGGATGTTGTGGCGGTGCCGCCCATCACCACGATGCGGATCGTGCGTCATGGGTGGCGGCTGTTCCACGGAACGCTCACCCGCGTGCCCGGCGTGTTCGCGGGCCGCGCGCGTCGCGTGACGATCGCGCAGGAGCGTCCCCTCGCGTTGCATCTCGATGGCGAAGTCATCGCCCCCGCACGCACGCGCACGTTCGAGGTCCGCCCCCACAGCCTGCGTGTGCTCGTACCGGCATGATCAATGCCGCCATGCCGCGATGCCGCGATGCCAGGGGCCAGGCTCGGAGAGCCCTACCATCCCGTCGGTTGCCGGTTGCCGGTTGCCGGTTGCCGGTTGCCGGTTGCCCGGTTGCCGGTTGCCCGTTGCCCGTTTGCCGGTTGCCGGTTGCCCGTTTGCCGGTTGCCGGTTGTCGGTTGCCGGTTCCCGTTTGCCCGGTGCCCGGTGCCCGGTGCCCGGTTTATATTAGCCACCGCATGCTGTCTGGCGACGAGCGGGACTTGCGCGGGGTGGAGTTGACGGCATGACGCGGACGTCGGTGCGGGTCGTGCTGGTCCTGTTGCTGCTCGTTGGCGTGGGTGTGGCGGCGTGGCAGTCGTACGTGCTCGAGACGCGGCGTCTCGCCGGCCAGCGACAGGAGCAGTCGCTCGATGGACTCCGCACGCAGGTGCTGCACGCGATCGACGACACGCGGACCGCACAGCAGGCCTATCTCGCACAGGGGCAGGGGCTCGATTTCTGGGAGGCGAAGTTCGCCGAAGCGATGGCGGACCTCACGCAGGGCCTCGCGGCGTTCCGCACGCAGGCTGCCGGACAACCCGCCGCGACCGAGGCGCTGGATGCCGCCGATCGTGCGCTGAAGGTCTACGAAGGCGTCGACAGGCGCATCCGCAGTTTCGTGGTGAACAAGGCGGAACTGATGGCCGCCGACGCGGTGTACGAGGACGGCATCAAGACCGCGGGCGTGATGCGCGCGAGCGTCGAACAGGCGCACGCGGCGCTCGCCGGACCGCTCCGCATGGGCGGCGACGAGCGTCGCCTCCAGTACATCCTGGCCGGCGCGGCAGCCGCCGCGGGCATCCTCGTGTCGCTGTTGCTGCTGCCGACAGGCCGTCGGGACGAGCCCGAGGTCGAACTGCATGCACCCGCGAACTCCCTGCACCTGCACGATCGGACGACTCGTGTGGACCCCGCGCCCGTGGATGCCACAGACACGATACGGCCGGCTGTCGCCGCCCCGGGACACAAGCCCCACATGACGGCCGGGCGCGGAGAGCCGCTCCTGCCTACAGCTGCAGATGGCAGGGCCGGCTCTCCGAGCCCGGCCACTACCGCGGCGCCGCGCATCGACGTGCATTCCGAGATGCCCACGCCGGTGCCTGCGGCGGCCGAGGAGAGTACGCGCCGCGGCGGACGTCCTCTTGCAGACGATGCGCTCGATGCGACGGCGAAGGTGTGTACGGACCTGGCGCGCGTGAAGGATGCCGACCAACTGCGCGACGCGCTCGGCAGGGCCGCACGTCTGCTCGATGCGTCGGGCGTGATCGTGTGGGTCACCGACGGCGGTGGCAAGGCGCTCAAGCCGCTCCTGACGTACGGCTATCCCGAAGAGGCCCTCCGGCGCATCCCGACGCTGCCGCGCGATCAGGACAATGCGACAGCCGCCGCCTGGCGCGATGCGGTGACGCAGGTGGTCGACGCCACCGAGACGGCTCCCGGGGCGATTGCCGTCCCGCTGATCGTGCCGCAGGGATGCGTGGGCGTGCTGGCCGCCGAGATCCGGCACGGTCGAGAGGCCGACTCCGCGACGCGCGCCCTCGCGCAGATCGTCGCCGCGCAGTTGGCGGTATTGCTCCCGACCGAAACCGTGTAGAGAAACAGAGCCGGCTCTCCGAGCCTGACCCTCCCGTTACGACCGGTTGCCTGTTGCCGGTTGCCTGTTGCCGGTGCTGGCCCTTGCGCACGGCTTCGGGGCGGTCCCGTTCGAGGCGCAGTCGAGCACCGGTTTGATCACGACGCGCAGCGGACCGACGTCGCGTCGCGCGACGGGGGGCGGCGGGGGCACGGGCAGACTCACGTCCGTGGCCGAGATGCTGCTGTCGCGGAACGGCAGCGTGAGGGGTGTTGCGGCGTGCGTCACGGTCGCCGCCGCCAGCACGCACGCGGAGACACCCAGACACACGACAGTCATGAGCACGGCCACCTCCTCGGATAACGGATTCGAGCGATACCGCTACTAGACGTGCCGGCGGAGGCCGTGGTTCGGCCTCCGTGCCCTCATGCCACGAAGCGCTGGCGCCGAGTGACGATTCGCTCGCCAGACGTGTTGGATGGCGTCTCCAGCGTGACGGTGATGGTCTGCGCCTGGCGGTTTCGCACGATCCCGACGGCGACGGTCTTGCCATCCTCCGCATCGCGCAGATGATTCGCGACGTCGCCGGCGTTCTTCACGGGCG
This genomic window contains:
- a CDS encoding YegS/Rv2252/BmrU family lipid kinase, producing MTRGLARADRVRFVSDLLRTLGAADVRATATTATGDATRAARDARDAGADRVIVWGGDGTLNEVASVLVGSRVPIGIVAGGSGNGVARGLGLPLDVTAAVTVAMTGSPRDIDTGLVDGRTFLNLAGMGLDAAVAQRVNTANTRRGLGPYVSSILHEWRTFESQRFSLQLDDAPSVEVHAHVVAVCNGQQYGHGARIAPDAAFDDGWLDVVAVPPITTMRIVRHGWRLFHGTLTRVPGVFAGRARRVTIAQERPLALHLDGEVIAPARTRTFEVRPHSLRVLVPA
- a CDS encoding GAF domain-containing protein, with amino-acid sequence MTRTSVRVVLVLLLLVGVGVAAWQSYVLETRRLAGQRQEQSLDGLRTQVLHAIDDTRTAQQAYLAQGQGLDFWEAKFAEAMADLTQGLAAFRTQAAGQPAATEALDAADRALKVYEGVDRRIRSFVVNKAELMAADAVYEDGIKTAGVMRASVEQAHAALAGPLRMGGDERRLQYILAGAAAAAGILVSLLLLPTGRRDEPEVELHAPANSLHLHDRTTRVDPAPVDATDTIRPAVAAPGHKPHMTAGRGEPLLPTAADGRAGSPSPATTAAPRIDVHSEMPTPVPAAAEESTRRGGRPLADDALDATAKVCTDLARVKDADQLRDALGRAARLLDASGVIVWVTDGGGKALKPLLTYGYPEEALRRIPTLPRDQDNATAAAWRDAVTQVVDATETAPGAIAVPLIVPQGCVGVLAAEIRHGREADSATRALAQIVAAQLAVLLPTETV